The stretch of DNA AAGTCAGAATAAGGtgtttgggggagggggaggaggacaagtgaGTGGGGGGTGTGGTTTGTGGAGGGATGATGATGTGAGGAGCTGGGTAACAGGCAGAAAAGGCAAAGAGAGGAAGAGAAAGGAATCCTTTAGGACAGAACGTTAGACGATGGGATGACAGAAAGGAGGTGGAGAACCAgagagagttgatgggcaggtcatgaggaTGTGCGAGGAGAAGTCAAGGGGTTAAATAGCACCAGAATGGGGGAAAAGTCAGGAAAAAAGGAGCAGTTTGGGAGGGGGGGGTAATAGAGGGTAGTGATTTCCAGAATTtggagaaatcaacgttcatgctgTCGAGATTGGAGGCTACACAgtcagaatatgagatgttgctcatcTAACCTGTATTTGGCCTCATCgtagtagtagaggaggccatggacagacttgTTTGTGATGGCCCTCTGctgggtcagggtcgaccatgaatATTGTTCCCTCGCTGTGAAAGTCAATTTGCAAGCCAGGGTAGTACGATATgtaaagcaagctgttgcccatgcaggggCTCCTGCTCTCAACACATCTGATGAATCCAGagcaacggcagagaccgatgggGTCGGGCACCAACGGTATCACAGGATTGCCAGTCTGCATTGAACATCGGACTGACAGGGAATCCAGCTCTGGAttgttcctcggggtttactcccgaagtttACACCATTCCCCATGAATGGTttcagatcagaattttccttccacGAGAGGAGCTGACAACCGTGGGTGAAAGTCCCATCTGCCCATAGCAGTTAGTTATATGATGCCAGTAAACCCATTTGGACCCTCCCTGTCACTAGAAAGAGTTTGTCGGGCTTCATAGCTAAGCCATATGtaaaagccaggagctggacttggttgacagAGACAATTTGAAGCAGCAACTAATAAGAAGTGACAGCTTGTCCCTATTACTACCCCACCACTGGTTAAGACAGTTGTAAGGCTGTAAATGTGTCAGTCTGTAAATGGGAAATGGAACTAGAATGGGTTGCCACTGGCAGATTGTGGTTGTTGCAGCTCGCAGAGCAAAGGTACTCGATGTAGTGGTGCCCCAATCTGTTTCCGATTAAATCTCTCATGACAATCACAtttccattctcatctctctttgaTATTTCCCCTTTTGTGCTTTATCCCATCGGGAGGAGCACCTGAGGATCTTGAGACCATTCCtcacagatctccacaaagtgttttaaattaattacagatataaaacacaaaataattgactgtataaatattcacccccaaatcatcactggtacagtcAATTAGTTTTAGGAATTACATTCAGTTAAGTGGAGGTCACTGTGTGAGTCAAGGTGTTTcatttgattgtagtaaaaatacacgacTGTTGGTAGTCAGTATCCTGGGAGAAACTACACTATAAAAACAAATTAATACTCTGAACAGCTCTGCAAAAAAGGTAATTGAAAAACACaattcaggagatggatacaagaaaattttcaagtcactgaatatcccttggagtacagttaagtcactcatcctgaaatggaaagaatatggcagagcTGTAAATCTGTCAGAATCAgatcatcctcaaaaactgagtgactgtgcaagaaggggatgagtgagggaggccaccaacagACCTATGCTAATTCTAGAGAAATCACaatcttcagtggctgagatgggagagactgtgtatacaacaactgttgcccagatgCTTCACCTGTCAGAGCTTTTTgggagagtagcaaagagaaagccattgttgaaaaaaGCTCTTATGAAATCTCacctggagtttgccagaagactctgaagtcaactggaagaaggttctatagtctgatgaaacaaaattgatctttttggccatcagatgaAACACTAAGCTGGGCGCAAGTCAAACACTGCAcagcatcaaaaacacaccatcccagcATGGTggaggctgcatcatgctgtggggctgTTTCACTGCTGCAGGCTCTGAAAGGCTcataaaagtagagggtaaaatgaatgcagccaaATACAGTGAAATCTTGGAGGAAAATCTATTTCAGTCTGTGAAAGTCACAAGTCACAACGAGAATCTTCTCCTAGTCACAAGTCAGCAAGTGAACTGTGACTTAGAAGAAGATTCATTTTCCAGCAGGAGAATGACCACAAGTATAAAAgcaaaactacacaggaatgacttaaaaccaaagttaatgtcctggagtggccaagtcagagtccagacctcaatccaattgagaatttgtggctggacttgaaaagatcTGTTCACTCATGAAccgcatgcaatctgacagagcttcagcagttttgtaaagaagaaaggggaaaattttcagtgtccagatgtgcaaagcggatagagatctatccacacagaGCTAACGGTAATTACTGACAAAGGTGCATCAACTAAttactgacttgaaggaggtgaatacCAATGCAATtacattattttgtgttttatattcgcAATtaattagatcactttgtaaagatctgtttttcACTTTGACTCCAGAGAGTCCATTCTGCTGATCAGTGTGGGaaaataaagccaaattaaatccactgtgaatcaACATTGCAGAACAATAAACATGAAAACCTCCAAAGGAGACTGAATACTTTTGATGGCACTGTATCCACCCCTTCACCAGCACGTTATGAACAAATCCACCCTGCTCCTTTCCATTTTGCCGATTCCGTGTGGAACATTAAACATGTAGGAATGTCAAATTCCcagtccaagtctctgtaaccaTGTCCCTGCAATAGCTGGTAGATCAAACATATTCATCAGTACACAATATGGAACAGATGGCAAcctgcccttcagtccacaatatcTGCACCAATCAtaataatgttgagactttgtaaagtactggtgaggtctcactggaGTTTTGTGGGCATttgtgggccccttatcttaggaagAATGAGCTGAAACTGGATCTGTTTCAAAGGAGATTCTCAAAATTGCCTCCAGGATGAAACAGCTcggcatatgaagagcgtttgattgctctgggcctgtactcactggaatttaggtcAATGAGGGCTGACTTAGGGCTTTGACTTAATTGAAAccgattgaatggtgaaagaccttgataaagtggatgtgcagaggttgGGAGTGTttaagaacagaggacacagcctcagaatagagcatcATCCTTGTACAatgtggagatgaggaatttctttcgccagagagtggtgaatctgtggaatttgttgcctcgggcagctgtggagccaagactttatgtatatttaaggcagaggtgggtagattcttgattggtcagatcatgaagggtcacagggagaaggcaggagattggggttttgagggaaaatggattagccatgatgaagtgacagagcagatttgatgggcctaattctgatcctatatcttagaGTCTATATCACCACCTCAGAAACCTCGATCAATTTTGTCAAGCGTGATCTGcccacacaaaaccatgctgattgtCCCTAAGCAGgccatgcctttccaaatgtgcataaatcctgTACCTCAATATCCTCCCCAGTGAAACGAGGCTGCCTTGCCGATAGATTCCTGGATTCCTGTTATTTCCCTTCTTGATCAAAACTGCAATATTTGCGACCCTCAAGTCCTATTTCAAAGACACCCAGTCTGATTTTAGTTTCATAAACCTTCCATATCCTTCTGACTAAATTTAGGATCTCTCCATTCATCCATACTTCCCTTGCCTTACTATCCTTGTCCTTGCTCCTTACAGGAACATACTGATCCTGAACTGTGAGCTGCTGGTCTTTAAACAGCTCccgcatgtcagatgtggacttgtctGACAGTGGCTGTTCCCTATCAATGCCCCGTGGTTTCTGTCTTACTCCGTACTAACCTGCCCTCCTGCAATTCAGTACCTTCATACAAGATCTGATTTTATTCTTCCTCATCACTATGATAAAAAATACAATCCCAGAATATTCACTGACTCTTAGCTGTCAGCTGGCCTGGATCATTTCCCAAAACTAATTCTATCTGTTCTCTCCTCTCGTTGGGCTCTGTACATAATGTTTCAAACAGTCTTGAGATTCGCTGAAGAAATCTTGTGCATCTAAGTATTAAGCAAGTTCCAATCAATTCTAGGGAAGATAAAGTCCCTGCACTGGTCATTGGGGGCCAGTATGATAATCCTATCAGTGTAACTGCAGATTCCCTCTGTAAATCAGCCCTCCAGTTTGTTGTGACATTCCCAGTGGGGTAACCTCTGCTCCTGTTAAACCCCACTCACATGTAAAACAATGAAACTCAGGAGCGTTGAGCTGCCAGCCCTGTCTGTCCGACAACATAATACTCCTAATGTTGAAACAAACTCATTTCAGCCCACTATGTATATTAGCCTGACATTGGCTCTCGTTCTTTTCAGACTGTCTTGTCATACATGCATTCTCCCACTTGCGATTCCAGTTCAAACTCTGCCAAGTGACACCAACAAACCTCCCGgtgaggatattggttcccctccggtTCAGATGCAAATGGTCTTGTTTGTCCCGGTATCCCACCTGCCTGGAAGGGAGCCCATTGATCCATGAATCTGAAGCCCTCACtcctgcatcagttcctcagcaACAATTTTAAACTGCCACCACTTTACCTGGGCATAAGAGGAAAccggatatatatatatatatccttatATCTGCTTATGTATCCTGTTCCTTATGTGACTGGACTTCCATTTCCCTCGCGACACAGAGGAACAATTGTTCTAATGAATTAACCCTCTCATCACTGGAAGTGACTGCACCCTCGCCCACCAACTGCTGTGTGTGAGGGCGCTCGCACTGGTCATGGGGCCGGGGAGGGACAGACCAATTCCTCGCGTATTTGCGGAATGGAAAAGCACTTCCTATAATTTAAAGTAGGCGAATCAGCAAATTTCCAGAAATCCTCCGGTCTGTACGTGGTGTGTGAGGGAGTTTTTTTTTCCGCTGAAGCGCTTTGTGTCGGATAATGGCGGACGTAATAAAGTGAAGGCGGAGTTGGACGATGAGAAGCCGCTCTCGGCTCTGTccgtcactctgactctgtctcctcccctccccGCCTCTGACTCTCTGCGCGTTTCTCGGGCAGGTCCGGGCGCTGTGTATAAAACGAGACAGCAGCAGTCGGTTTGTCACTGAGCAGCGACCCGAGTGAAGCAGCATCATGtctggcagagggaaaggaggcaaAGGACTGGGCAAAGGCGGAGCCAAGCGGCACCGTAAAGTGCTCCGCGAtaacatccagggcatcaccaAACCGGCCATCCGCCGTCTGGCTCGCCGTGGTGGCGTCAAGCGGATCTCGGGTCTGATCTACGAGGAGACCCGCGGGGTGCTGAAGGTTTTCCTGGAGAATGTGATCCGGGATGCGGTCACCTACACTGAACACGCCAAGCGCAAGACGGTCACTGCCATGGATGTGGTGTACGCTCTGAAACGCCAGGGTCGCACTCTGTATGGCTTCGGCGGCTGAAAAACTCCCACTTCCTCCCGAGCACAAAACTAAGGCTCTTCTAAGAGCCACCCACCGCCTCACAGAGGGAGCCGTGTCCACAAccttttaattatattttatcGGTCCTCTATTCATCTGATGACATTTGAAATCGGTTAATCTGTTCCGTTTGAAATGTAGCCGCGATTCTGCCTTTACAGACGGTGATTACCATGAATGCATTTATATTGATCTTAACCTTCCCGTCCGTCTGGGACAGAAATCAGTTCCCTCGTTTAGAGGAACAATTCCGTAATTATGCATTCAAATCTTAACTGAGGGATTTAGGTATTAACTGAAACTGAAAATGTATGATCCGTGATAGAATTAATTGTAAATAATAAGAATTTATCAAGCACCATTGCAGGGTGCGCTGAAATTGGCGGGCGATTTGAAATTCATCGGGCGCCAATCACAGTGCATTCTGATTGGATGTAGTCCGACCGCCAGTTAACAGTTTCCCATTTTGTCCTAAATTGTTATTCGCCGCCAGCCTgcatgaaatcaataaaccaatcGCAGCAAGTAGATCCTTTAATAGACAGCTGCTGTTCAGCCAATCATAAGCGATGGGACGGCCCTTCCCGGGGTATAAAAGCCTGTGTTGGAGCCCGTTTCGTCTATCTTGTTTCTGTATTTCAGCCTGTGTTCTCACTCCTGAAGCAGAATGGCCCGCACCAAGCAGACAGCGCGCAAATCGACTGGCGGAAAAGCTCCTCGCAAACAGTTGGCGACCAAAGCGGCGCGGAAGAGCGCTCCTGCCACCGGCGGAGTGAAGAAGCCTCATCGCTACCGGCCCGGCACCGTGGCTCTGAGGGAGATCCGGCGCTACCAGAAATCCACCGAGCTGCTCATCCGCAAACTTCCCTTCCAGCGCCTGGTCCGGGAGATCGCTCAGGACTTCAAAACCGATCTACGTTTCCAGAGCTCGGCCGTCATGGCCCTGCAGGAGGCAAGTGAGGCTTACCTGGTCGGGCTCTTTGAGGATACTAACCTGTGCGCTATCCACGCCAAGCGAGTCACCATTATGCCCAAGGACATCCAGTTGGCCCGCCGCATCCGCGGGGAGCGCGCCTAAGCCCAGCCTACACACCAAATACAAGaaaaggctcttttaagagccactACCACGGCAAAGGAAAGGGCTGCCAAATACTGTACATGTTTGATGTTGGTGATTTGTGTAAATAAACTGTAGTTTTGTAGAAGGGACCTGAATGAAGTTCAGTCGGCAATGCCACCGGGTAGTTTATCATATATCCTCCCGCTGCAGTCCGTCCCCAGAGATGGATCCCTCTCTCAACACGCCCCCTCCCCTCGCATAGGTTTCAGCAGTTCCCAATCATCTCAGCTGAATCTCCGCTGGTTTGGGATTTGGGCCTGAAACTGCCCACATCCCATATCTCTCAATCTCAGCTCGGGCATCCACGTCTCATTTCAGACACCGAGACGGCACGGCCGCACCAAATGTCAGAGGTACCGGTAATCTCGGGTTCCATGTGAGCTACCCCGGAAAACTCAATCGGACCCGGCGCGGGAATCACAATACTCTGAATCGGCTCTTTTCTGAGATGTGGGTGGCTCTGAGAAGAGCCGTTGGGTTCAGATACTTACAAATTATGTATTCAGAATTCACTTTTTGACTGCTGTCTTCTTGGGTTTCGCGGATTTCGACTTCGGCTTCTTGGCCGCCTTCGTCTTCGGGGCTGCAGTTTTCTTGGGGCTCTTGGGCTTCGGCGCCGCTTTCTTAGCCGCGGGTTTCTTAGCTGCCGCTTTCTTAGTCGCTGGTTTCTTAGCTCCCGCTTTCTTAGCCGCTGGTTTCTTAGCTCCCGCTTTTTTAGCCGCTGGTTTCTTGGCGCCAAGCTTCTTGCTGGGAGATTTCTTGATTGCAGATTTCTTAGCCGCTGGCTTgttcgctttcttcaccaccttcacGGCACTTTTCCCTTTACCGGATTTAAAGGATCCCGAAAGACCAGAGCCCTTCATCTGAACCAAGGAGCCGCTTTCCACTTTCCTCTTGATGCTCATCTTGATCTGGGGGCGACGTTTCACCACATCGACACCGCTGCCGGCCAGAGCCTTCGTGATGGCCGCGCAGGACATACCCTTCCTATCGCGACAACCCGCCACGATCTTATCGATCTGTTCGCCCAGCGAGGGACCGGTTGGTTTGCTCCGGACAGCCGCCTTCTTCTTGGGAGTCTTCTTTGCGGCGGCAGGTGCGGCTGGAGGAGCCGTTTCGGCGGGTGCTGTCTCGGTCATGTCGGCGACTCTGATAAATCCTTCTCACAATCAGAACTGAATGAGAAATGAAGCGAAAGGCGGCGACTCAGAGCAATTTAAAGGCAGCGAGCGGACGGGGCGGAGACATCCTGCTTTCAGCTCCCGGCAGCTTCAtttttctgtgtttctctctcctcaaaAACTCGCCGATTCCAATTCAAATCGGACGCTGCGGAGACTCAGACTAGTCCCTGTCTGTCACTGAGGCCGGAATGTTCGCTGGAAAGAAAGTTTAATCGGGATTAAAGGCAGCACTTTCTATTTTAACCCGTTTCATTACTGCATTGCCCGCGTTCTCTCTCCCGATCGGTGACCTGTTCTCTGCTTTGTGGCTGAATTATTTAAACTAATTAAAACTTTGCGGTGAGTTCCCTCTTCGGGACTGAGCTGGGAGTGGGGCGCTTCCGTAACAGAAAAATCTTTTCATTCTCTACAGGAGGCGCTGAGAAATACTACGATGTGTTCGGACCCACAAACACAGTGACACTGGTCTAAGCCGCCGCTCCTTTaactcactctctctgacacaataCACTCTCAATGCTGGcggaaatcagcaagtcaggcagcatcaatggtgggaataaacagccgacatttcgggctgagacccttcatcaggactctggtgggagaggctgcctgacttgctgggttcctccagcactttgtccgCATTGTTCACGATTCCCAGAATCTCTTGGCGTTATGCTGATACACTGTTCACATCTGCACCTTCATCGCATTGCACTGCTGTCAAAATAAAATGACAGGTTCCTTGTCATATAACACGGTGATaaatgattctgattccaaagaataaaggacaACGAACATTGTCTGACCAACCTCTCTGTGTAACTGAGAACCTCAGGTCCCGtaaacatccttggaaatcttttctacactctccccagtTTAACCCCGTTTCCTTAAACGGTGACAGGAGCTGTACTCAATACGATAACTGTGGCCTCCAGTCACTTACACAACTggaacataatgtcccaactgaTATACTCAATCCCCAgactaatgaagaccagcatGTTAAACCCCgttcttcaccactctgtctaccagtgacaccactttcaatgaactgtgTGTGAGAGATTTACCCCTAAATGTCTCCGGCCCAATACACTCCCCAATAACCGATCATTCATAGTGTAAGTTCTACACTGGTTTGACTTTGCAATGTGCACTGTCTCACATTTATCTGTATTGAAATGCATTTGCCACGCTGTGGCCCTCTTCACTAAATGATCAAGATTGCCGGGTTAAATaagaaatacagaataaactAAACAGTGTAAAAGATTATCAGGGAGGGATGTGATTCTTCAGCTGAGAATGGGAAACCTGAAACCTGatccagtcttgcctctcttttactctttaaatgTCAGAAAAATAAATCTTGTGTCCTCCTTTATACTATTGGCTAGTTACTTTAATAATTTATCTGTTCTCTCCATATTActattttagttaccttctgttcttTTTAAGTTCTTtagcttcccactaacttttgtgaTATTCTCTGCTCTCTCATGttcttttatgctgcctttgtcTTCTGTTGTTGGTGatggttgcctcattctccctttcgAATATTGTTTCTGCTGAgggatgaactgatcctgcatctGCCAAATTACTCCTGGAAACTGAAGCTTTTCATACAAAGGTAATCTGGTTAATGCTGGGGAAGTCAAAATGCCCGACTGCTGTAAGCCTGTTCCCATTATACCTCTGTGTGATTTACCAACATGTCTGCTCCACAATACCTGAGCCTATTGGGAGGTGAGCAGTGTAATCCCATCGAAATCACGATTCATCATCTTATTTAAATCCTTTACTTAGAAAACCTCATCAAATCCCTCACTTATTACTGCAGTGTTGGTCTCCTGAATCAAACATGCAACATCCCCCCACCTGTCAGGTAGCCTTTAACTGTTTCCCCTACACCTTAAATAATTTCCTGTAAATTTATACTTCCCTACCCTGACACAAACAGTGATCGTGTACTGATTTTGTAAAGCTTTGGATGGTCACCGGTCAGCTCCTTAATCTCTCAGGTGAGAAAGAGAGTCCCAGTCTGTCCAAACTTCTGCTAATAATTCAAATCCTCCAGTGTCACTAACACCCTCCTCAAACCTCCCTCCACACTTTCCAGCTtcatgacatccttcctgtagctgggtgactagaactgtgcacaatacagtGCAATCTCACTTTGATGATTACAGTTGTCAtatgacatcccaaatcctgtaACTCAattccctgaccaatgaagacaaATAGGCCAAACATCATCTTCAACATCCTGACTACCTGTGTTGTCACTTTCAGTGAATGATGTTCCTGTATTCCATGGACACTCTGTCTGCAATACTCTCCAAGGAACAAGAATTTACTGTGCAGGTCCTTCCCTGGTTGGACTTCTCAAAATGCAAGagctcacacttgtccacatcaACATCCATCTGTCATTCTTTGTCCGACTTCCCCAGGTCATCTCGATCCCATTGTACTCTCAAAGAATCTTCACTGCCCACTCTACCACCAACATTGCTGTCATCTGCAACCTCACTAATCACGTTCACAACAATGTCAGAGAAACTGTTCACATCGATGACAAATGACAGTACCAGAACCGATCCCTGTGAACGTcactagtcagaggcctccaACCTGAATGACAAGCTGCCACGACTACCCTCTCTCTTCTTCCACCAAGACAATTTTGTGACACTGACATTAGACAGTATCTTGTTTGGCATCCTTTCTGCTCCAAATGTGTAATACAGAAGAAATAAGGACTAAAGAAAAACATACCTTACTTGCCTACACCTCTCAGAAGtgccaaagcctcaactccccactccaaTTCTGGCCCACTCATATAATGACAGGTCTCTTTaaatctaacttctttttattggatcTTGGTAAGTGCCTAACTATGCACAATCAAACGCCTCCCAGGGAACTATGACATGCAAAATATGCCAACTGTCCATGTTCACTTCATTTAAACTCCCTCTCCGTCTACGTAATCATATAACTGTTTGTGACTGTGGCGCACAAAATTGTAAACTGCAGGAAACCAAAGAACATGCCTGCACTATTCGACAAGACCAGACAtgataaaacaaacaaaacacTGTATAACAAACACGAGAATACCCTAACTGAGAGGAGTGGAGATGCTGGATGACCATAAAGATTTAAAGAGAAGCAAGATAAATGTTTATAAAATCAGGGAAGTGGGATCAACATACAAGAGGAGGCTGATGGCAGATCAGCCTTTATATGGAATTGTGGGTGAGGGACTAAGAGAGAACACACTGGAGGGTttatccagtgagacagtgtgaagAGAGCTCAGGATAAGAGAGGTGCATTCACCGATGGAGTTGTGCTACTGGCCTCCCAAATGCCAGCAGGAGGTAAAGAAACTGAAATGTAGCAGGGAATGAAAGATGTAAAAGCAACAGGGTCGTTGTAGTGGGTGACTAATTTCCCCAGTGTTGACTGGGAGTCCCTTAGACTCAGGGGCTTAGATATCATTGCGTATGTTAGAAGAATACTGGGATGTTTCTTAACATAGAAGTGGGTAGTCTAACCAGGGAAGGGGTCATAGAAGACATTGTATTGGAAAATGAGCCTAGCCATTGATAGAAGTTTCATTCTGGGAGCAGTAAATAAGCACAGGACTCGTCACAGAGTTAATGTGGTCAATAGGGATATAGCAAAGGGAAACTGTGTTGGACAGGAACTGAGGTGAGGGGAATGGGTGCAGCTGTGATTTGTCCATCCACATTTGACATGTGACTAGTGGTTAAAGGTCAGAATTCAGACTGTTTCTATGTGGAAGAAAGACGAGGTTGGTAAAGTGTGGCAGAGGGGTAAGAGATGTTATGAATTCAATCTGATAGAAAATGAAAGATAAGGAATGTTTCAGATGTATAAATTGGAGCAGGCCTCTGGCAATATGAAGCAAGCAAGAGAGAAGTTAAACAGAGAATCAGACGTGTCAAACGGGGACAGGAAATGACTTTGGGGAGAAGGGGCAGTATGGAGAGGGTACGACAACACAAGGACAAAGGAGAGAGTTTACGTCTGAAGTGGGTGAGGGACTAAACCAGTACTTCATATCAGTATTCATCAATGTGGTCATGGAGGATAGTGAGATCAGAGAAGGGAATGCTGATATTCCAGGGTATGTTGTTCCTCAGGCAACAGAGTCAATGCAGGAAATTATGGACTGGTGAGACTTGGATCAATGCTCGAGGAATTGTTCGAGAATATTATTAGACATAGGATCTCTCATAAAAGTTAGGACTACGATAGGAGAAGATCAGGATTGGCAAGGAAAAGTGAGCAAAATCC from Hemitrygon akajei chromosome 28, sHemAka1.3, whole genome shotgun sequence encodes:
- the LOC140717811 gene encoding histone H3, with product MARTKQTARKSTGGKAPRKQLATKAARKSAPATGGVKKPHRYRPGTVALREIRRYQKSTELLIRKLPFQRLVREIAQDFKTDLRFQSSAVMALQEASEAYLVGLFEDTNLCAIHAKRVTIMPKDIQLARRIRGERA
- the LOC140717810 gene encoding histone H1-like yields the protein MTETAPAETAPPAAPAAAKKTPKKKAAVRSKPTGPSLGEQIDKIVAGCRDRKGMSCAAITKALAGSGVDVVKRRPQIKMSIKRKVESGSLVQMKGSGLSGSFKSGKGKSAVKVVKKANKPAAKKSAIKKSPSKKLGAKKPAAKKAGAKKPAAKKAGAKKPATKKAAAKKPAAKKAAPKPKSPKKTAAPKTKAAKKPKSKSAKPKKTAVKK